The DNA window TGATGCCGGGGTATACAAATAAGTTCTATCGGTGGTCATTCCGTGGCATCCTTCATCGAATGGAGTCTTTATTTCAACACCCCAGTCGGTATTACGCTCTGCTGTACCATTAGGAACCCACTTGTATTGCCATATGGCTTTAGTCATGGCATTAAAATTGAATGCTGAAATATAGACAGTATTATAATCGGTGGGATTCAAAGCTATCCGGTCAGACATCATACGGCCTTGCCAATCTACCGGTTTTGCGAAATCTGTTGTTTCGACAAGGGATGGATCGTCAGGATCGCCGCCAAGAATCCACTTCTTGCCAATACCGGTTTCTCGACCAGTATTAAGAGTTATAAATGGATTTTGCAACGGCATTCCATTTTCACCGACTTCCCACAGTGTAGTCTTCATATAAGAAGGACTAACTATTTGAGGATCGGTGGCCCTTTTAGCTAAATTTGTATTATCAAATGCCCAGAGATAATAGGTATATTCACCCGCGGGAACCTTGCCACCGTCATTATCCTTACCATCCCAGGATATGGTTTGTTTGCCAACGTCAAATTGTTTGGCAGTTGATAAATATACACAGGTGTCTATGCGATTTACATAATGCCACCCGAGATAACCATTGGTAACCTCACCAATATCTTCCCCTTTATCCTTTGTATACACCGTGAATATTGTATATGCCGGGGTTCCAGTCACTGTCAGAGGAATTACCAGATTTGATCCATCAAAATTATACTGAATTGCAGCTGGAGCGCTTAATCGTAGAGGGGTGGGGGAAAAATTAACACCAAAAGTTATGGCCGGCACTAGTAATAAACAACATAAAGCTATTATAATTTTTTTCATGGCTCAAATCCTTTTGTTGAAATTTTATAAGACATTACAAGTTAATAACAGCCTTACATTTAACATACAATCATATATCACCTCCGCGATTGATTTGATTGAAATGTTATATAACAAAAAACACGGTATGTAAAATACAGATACATTATAATATCATAAATATCTATTATTACCATATTTTCTATTATATATTTAATAACTATTACTGAAATTAGTTTATTTCATGAAAAAATCAATAAACAGAAAAACTTTACTATGTGATTTTAGGATGAATTTATTGTACTTCAAGAGGATTATTGTGTTTGAGGTATTTTTTGCGGAACAATCCGGGGGACTTTTTTTCTTTTTTTCTAAAAACGCGACAAAAATAAGACTGATCGTTAAAACCAATTTCATTAGCAATTTCTGAAATAGGTTTATGTGTCGTAATCAGGAGCTTTTTGGCTTTCTCGATCCTCAACCGTATAAGAAACTCAGTAAAATTCAATCCACATTCATTTTTAAAGAGATTTCCAAAATACGAAGGAGATAAACATACAAATTGTGCAACTTCTTCCCTTGAGAGAGTTTCCTCTGAATAGTGTTCTTTGATGTATTCTATTGCATTTTTAATGTGGCTATCGAATACTCTTTCATCTTCATCTTTTGATTTAAATGTTTTTATAACCCTTATCGATATATAGGCAAGCATCACTGAAATAAGGAATCCTATGAAAACAAGATATTTTAAACTTAAAACTTTTTTGTCTACAAATATTATATTACCCCACTCACTCGGATTAAATAAGTATCCGGCTCTTGTGGACCATCCGGCATAAAATTTATTTTCGTTTGCATAATCCTGGTCATTAGTCCATATTTCAAGCCCCATACTTTTTATATTCTTCTTATCAACATCCATTTTTTCCCAAGGTAATGCAAGTTCAATGATATATCCTTGATCAATATCTGTGGTATTGTTCAATGTACCTTGAACTGATACTGACGCGTTTAAATTGTAATCCTCAATGCTTTCATACTGAACACCGTTAAAAACCATTGTACGTTGAAAAACCAAACCGGAGGCGCAGAATATATAACTCGGATGATGTGAATCGCGGATTTGAGCATGATCATGAAGTGTATCAAGATATATTTCGATTTTATCTCCCAGTGGTATATTTTTAATTTTAGTATCATCTTTATCAAAAGGACTTGTGACATACTTATCATATACTTTTATACCAAAATAGAGATTTTTTTTATCCCATGTTGAATAGACAATAATGTTATCATCATTGTTAGAAAAAACAATGCTGTCCTTTGGAGCCCACTCACTCAGATTACCGTCAATTATAACGGGTTTGTTTATTCTATGGGCAAGTAATTGTAAATCTTTAAAGTATGGATTTCTATCAAGCACAATTTTAAGCCCATATCCATTTACTTTTCCCTGGGGGACACTGGATACATTGCCCAAACTGTCGGTAACATCACAATATAAAATCAGGGCATCAAGGCATTGATCAGGAATATTGGAGCAATCCCAAAGGAATTCATAGGGAAAATCCTTAACTTCACCGATAAACTCTTTATGTATTTCCGTACAAGTATAATCATAATAATGGGCATAAAATTTTACACTTTCAATTCCTGTCCCATTTGTTTTATCATTGACATCCACACATAGTTTTATTGAGTTAGTGGTGAGTATCGAGAATTCTTTAGGAGTTATCCAGAAATACGATGGGGGGATGGTATCGGTTTTATCTGAATAGACTTTTACGGAATTGCATAACAAAAATATAAACAATATATAGAATCTTTTTTTCATGATAATGGCCAAATATAAGTGAGACCTATGACGCTTGAAAATGTGACACCTGATTAATAAATTATGCTTTATAACATAAAATGTCAAATTAATTAAACTATTAAGGATTCCTCTGAAATCAGCTTATAGAGCGTTGATTTTTAATTGCATAATCCTTCATTATTGTATATTGTAAAAAATGAGTATAAGATATTGATAATCAGTGAGATGAATTATGATTAATGGCTGTTTGACATTGAACTCTGTTTTGAAGATTTGACACGGAACGGCGACCTGCTGGTACGGTTGAACGCGTGGGTGGACTGGGAGATGATTCGACCCGATTTATCGTCTATCCGTGAAAAAGAGCGTGAAAGTCATGCGGCGGGAAACCGTTCGGCGCGGCATTGATATTCATGGTGCCGGACTTCACATGTTTTCTGCATTCAGATTCAAATAACCGGGGACCCTATTCTCTTTACAATAGGCAAGGTTCGGCCGATCGGGCTGAGGAGCCTGACTTACAACACACACCGTCGCGGGAAATGACTGGATACGCGCACCCGTAACGGGGGAACTATGGTGTTTCCGCCTTTCAAAACAGAGCGGATGAGCTCCTTTATGGGATTCACCGGAGCGGATTATTAGTTTCCCCAACTCCGATCGGTTGCTGTTTTTTCAAACGCTTCTCTCAACTGTCATTATCAGAGATGGCCTTGAGTTATCAAATATTCCTGTTCCGGGGTTATTCCGGATTTTTTTTTTATAAAATTGAACGGGCTATAAACCTTATGGAAATGATAATCGTCAAACCTGAAGAAGTGAATATAATATCATATCATATAATGTAATATGGAATCAAGACATAAAAAAGCAACTCACCGGAAAAGGAGATTCGAAGGAATGAAAACGCTTATAAATCATATGGTTATTGTCAGTGTGATCTTTTTCATCATCGTTATATCCGGTGGTTGCGGAATGACTGAAGTTGAAAGCACATGGCGGGACAGGCCGGTTACTGTTGACGGTGTCGATGGCGGGGCAGAATGGGACAATGCCCGGTATAGTTTTGAGGAAGGGAAAGTATCGGTCGGGCTGCTCAATGATGAAAACACCTTGTACATCCGTCTTGCAACCCGTGATATCCGTCTTCAACGTCAGTTGATGGCTGCAGGATTCACGGTATGGTTTGATGAAAATGGCGGAAAGAAGAAACTGTTCGGTATTCATTTCCCTTTGGGAATGAGGGGGGGCGGAAGACCGATGATGCGAAACAGGGATCAGGCCGAAAGACCGGACGATTCTGTACAGCCTGAAGTATTCCAGGAATCAATGCAGAAAGAAATGGAGCTTCTCGGACCGGAGAAGGACACGCATACGGATATTTCTGTTGTCGATGCCCAGAAATATGGAATAAGCTGCCAGATAGGCAGTGTAAAAGGGAACCTCGTCTATGAATTGTGTATTCCACTCCTGCGAAGCGAATCACAACCCTACAGTGTCGGAACAAAGGGCTCGAAAGTGATAGGGATAGGATTGGCAACCGGTAAAATTAATTTTAATCAAATGAGAAACCGTGGTGAAGGCCGTAGTGGTGGCCAGGGCAGCACGGGTGGTGTGGGAAGACGGGGAGGAGGTGGCGGAGGAATGGGTGGCCCGGGAGGAAGGGGCGGAGGTCGAGGAGGTATGGGAGGGCCCGGTGAAACCTCAAAAACCGAATCGCTTGAGTTATGGTTAAAAACAACCCTTGCACTTTCGGTTGTCTCTTCATAGTGGCGAATGGTATAAATAATTCTGACGAGGTTTTTCCATGGAAGAGCGGCGTGTTGATGAATGGTATGAAATTCTTGATGAATTGAACATACATCTTGAAGAACTGTTTAATGGTTGTGATAATCCGCGTGTGTGCGAATTACTGATTCCGAGATTTCGACAAAAAGTTCAGGAGTTCCTTCTTGATGTGGAACACGAAAAGGAAATGCTTGAAAATATTAAGATTGGGGTTTAAACGGAGTACTTATGAAAATAATTTTTGAGAGTATCAACTAAATAGTGGCATTCTGTATTTTTTGTTGTATATTACTTCCGGAGAACCCTTTATCCGGAGGTGATTCCTATGGACTGTCCCAGGTGTAAAAGTTCTCATGTGGTCAAAAACGGTTCTGTAAAAGGTGTTCACAAACATTTATGCCGAGCCTGTGGTTTTCAATTCACCCGAACTACGCCGCGTGGAAAACCACTAAAAACAAAGATATTGGCAGTAGTACTCTATCTAAGCGGTTTATCACTGAATCGTATTGGGCAACTGTGCGGAGTTTCAGCGCAATCTGTTCTCAACTGGATCCGCGATTATGCGGCAGAACATGCTGAACGACCACGGCCCGAAGGACAAACCGTCATCCTGGAATTGGATGAATTATGGCATTACCTCTGTAAAAAAAACAAAAACTCTGGGTCTGGACAGCTATGGATCGCATTACCGGTCAATTACTGGATTGGGAACTCGGCAACCGAGACTCCCAAACCCTCACCGGACTCCTGAAACAGCTTCACCAATACCATGTCACTATCTGCAATACAGACAAATGGGATGCCTATGCTGAACTTATTCCTGCCGATATGCTGGTTCAAACCAAACGGGAAACTACTATGATCGAAAGGAATAATAGTCGATTGCGTCATTGGTTCGGTCGATTCCATCGAAGAACACTCATCGTCTCCAAATCAATTAAGATGGTCGATGCCACTTTAGCTCTTTTTGCAACATTCTGGGTAAATGGTTCTCATGAACATCTTATATCACTACTAAATTGAAACTCTCTAATTTTTAAACCACGACACATAGACACAAACAGAAACGGCTGTTTTTCGATTGAACTAAAAAAAAGCTTGACATATTGCTGTTTTCATTGTTTTTTCTGTAAAATAGTTTAATGGGAGAGATAACGATGGTGCACGCTGGTGTTTTCAATGAGAGGTTCTGGTGGTGGCGTAGAATATCATGCAAAGCCAGGTGTGCGCCCAATTTATAGGCTTGACATAGAATATTTATTTGTAAACCGCTGGGGCGCCCCGGCGGTTTTTTTGGTTTTTTTACGGAGAATAGCGCTCAGGAAAAATTATTGGAATATTCCATGATTTACGGCAGTAAAGGGAATAATTTCATGGAGGAAAATTATGAATAGAGCTGTGACAATAGTACTCATGATGCTGATAATGTGTAACCGCGCGGCGTATTCCGGAGAGATATCGATTACGGTATACAATTCGGATCTGGCCGTTGTCAAGTCAGTGGACACCATGAGTTTCAAAAAAGGCCGTCAGACAATATCGTTTACCGATGTCGCCGATAAAATCGATCCCACATCGGTCAGATTTACTGCCGTCAAAGGGGATATTAAAATCATCGAGCAGAATTACCGCTATGACCTGGTGAGTCCCCAAAAAGTACTGGAACGGTATATAGACCGTGAAATAGCTCTTCGTCTTGAAAAAGGCGATATCGTGGAGGGAACGCTTCAGGCTGTTTCCGATGATGTGGTTATTAAAAGCCGCGAGGGGAAACTGAATATTGTGAAGAGCGATGCGATCGAGCGTTTTGAGTTTCCCGAGCTTCCCGGCGGGCTTATCACTCGCCCTACCCTTGTATGGGAAATGTACAGTAAGAACGATGAGTCGACACAGACCGAGGTTTCCTATATGACAGAGGGTATGTCATGGCATGCGGAGTATACGGCGGTTGTGGGCAGCAGCGACCGTGAAATGGAGTTATCGTCGTGGGTTTCCATCGAAAACAATTCTGGTGCGACCTACAACGATGCGATACTTAAAGTCGTTGCCGGTGACGTTCATCGGGTTTTACCGCCCCGGCCGGATTTCCGCCGCCAGATGACCCTGAGCGCCAAGGCGGAAGAAGCAATGCCCGGCGGGTTTGAGGAACGGGGGCTTTTCGAGTATCATCTCTACGAGTTACAGGGAAAGACCACGGTACAAAACGCTGAAATAAAACAGATTGCTCTTTTTGAGCCAACCGTAATTAAAGTGGATAAACGTTTTATTTACGATTCCCGGAAAGACTCGCAAAAAGTTTCGGTCACCATGGAATTCGTCAATTCCGAAAAAGGAGGTCCGGGTATACCCCTGCCGGCAGGTAAAGTAAGGATGTATAAGCGCGATACCGACGGTGCGCTCGAGTTTGTCGGAGAGGATTCTATCGAGCATACACCGAAAAATGAGAAAGTGCGGCTTGTCGCGGGGAATGCATTCGATCTTGTCGGTGAACGTCGGGTTACCGATACCGAGCGAGTTTCGCAGAATGTGCGTGATGAAAGCGTTGAGGTAAAACTGAGGAACCGTAAGGAAGAACCGGTTACTATAACCGCTGTCGAGCACCTGTGGGGCGACTGGGAAATCAGAGAAAAATCGACCGATTTCGTTAAAAAGGATGCAAACACCATAGAATTCAATGTCACTATCCCCGCCGATGGGGAAGCGGTTATAACATATACGGTTCGTTATAAATAAAGGAAATGAATGTGATACGACCCAATTTCAATGAATTCAAGGAGCGGGTCGGTGGGGGAACCGTCATTCCCATCGTACAGACTCTGCTTGCCGATACCGAAACACCGGTATCTGCCTATCTTAAAATTCGGGGAAGGACGACGTACTCGTTCCTCCTCGAAAGCGTCGAGGGCGGCGAGAAAGTGGCGCGATATTCTTTTCTCGGGGCGGATCCTTTTCTCATCTTTCGTTCACGGGGTAAATCAGGCACCATTCGCGATCTGAACACCGGCATGGAACAACGGTTCAGCGGCGATCCGATCAATGAATTGCGTACCCTCATGAAACGCTTCAAGGGTGTCGATTTTCCGGGACTACCGAGATTCACCGGCGGAGGCGTCGGGTATTTTTCATACGATGCAGTGAGGCTTGTCGAAGATATCCCCGATACGAACAGGGACGATTTTTCCGTCGATGATATATTTTTCATGTTTTTCGATACGATTCTCGTGTTTGACAATATCGGGCATACCATCTCCATAATCTCGAATGTCCATACCGATGCGCCCGGCACTCTGGAGGACAAGTATCACGAGGCCGTTCTGAGAATACAGCGGCTCGATAACCTGCTCGCTAACCGCTCGGCTCCGCCGCCGATGACCGGTGACGGACACCGTGAGGCGGTACCGAATATTGAAAAATCCGAGTTTATGAATAACGTTTCCCGATGTAAGGACTATATTTATGCAGGTGATGTGATTCAGGTTGTGCTCTCTCAGCGCTTCGAACGTGAAATCACTGTTGCCCCCTTCGATATCTACCGCATGCTCCGCATCGTCAATCCTTCTCCCTACATGTTCTTCATTTCGACCGACAGAGTCGATATCGTCGGCGCGTCGCCGGAAATGTTCGTCCGTGTCGAGGGCGATGAGATGGAAGTCCGTCCCATTGCCGGAACGCGGCGCC is part of the bacterium genome and encodes:
- a CDS encoding helix-turn-helix domain-containing protein; this translates as MKKRFYILFIFLLCNSVKVYSDKTDTIPPSYFWITPKEFSILTTNSIKLCVDVNDKTNGTGIESVKFYAHYYDYTCTEIHKEFIGEVKDFPYEFLWDCSNIPDQCLDALILYCDVTDSLGNVSSVPQGKVNGYGLKIVLDRNPYFKDLQLLAHRINKPVIIDGNLSEWAPKDSIVFSNNDDNIIVYSTWDKKNLYFGIKVYDKYVTSPFDKDDTKIKNIPLGDKIEIYLDTLHDHAQIRDSHHPSYIFCASGLVFQRTMVFNGVQYESIEDYNLNASVSVQGTLNNTTDIDQGYIIELALPWEKMDVDKKNIKSMGLEIWTNDQDYANENKFYAGWSTRAGYLFNPSEWGNIIFVDKKVLSLKYLVFIGFLISVMLAYISIRVIKTFKSKDEDERVFDSHIKNAIEYIKEHYSEETLSREEVAQFVCLSPSYFGNLFKNECGLNFTEFLIRLRIEKAKKLLITTHKPISEIANEIGFNDQSYFCRVFRKKEKKSPGLFRKKYLKHNNPLEVQ
- a CDS encoding IS1 family transposase (programmed frameshift) → MPMDCPRCKSSHVVKNGSVKGVHKHLCRACGFQFTRTTPRGKPLKTKILAVVLYLSGLSLNRIGQLCGVSAQSVLNWIRDYAAEHAERPRPEGQTVILELDELWHYLCKKKQKLWVWTAMDRITGQLLDWELGNRDSQTLTGLLKQLHQYHVTICNTDKWDAYAELIPADMLVQTKRETTMIERNNSRLRHWFGRFHRRTLIVSKSIKMVDATLALFATFWVNGSHEHLISLLN
- a CDS encoding DUF4139 domain-containing protein — protein: MNRAVTIVLMMLIMCNRAAYSGEISITVYNSDLAVVKSVDTMSFKKGRQTISFTDVADKIDPTSVRFTAVKGDIKIIEQNYRYDLVSPQKVLERYIDREIALRLEKGDIVEGTLQAVSDDVVIKSREGKLNIVKSDAIERFEFPELPGGLITRPTLVWEMYSKNDESTQTEVSYMTEGMSWHAEYTAVVGSSDREMELSSWVSIENNSGATYNDAILKVVAGDVHRVLPPRPDFRRQMTLSAKAEEAMPGGFEERGLFEYHLYELQGKTTVQNAEIKQIALFEPTVIKVDKRFIYDSRKDSQKVSVTMEFVNSEKGGPGIPLPAGKVRMYKRDTDGALEFVGEDSIEHTPKNEKVRLVAGNAFDLVGERRVTDTERVSQNVRDESVEVKLRNRKEEPVTITAVEHLWGDWEIREKSTDFVKKDANTIEFNVTIPADGEAVITYTVRYK
- the trpE gene encoding anthranilate synthase component I, with protein sequence MIRPNFNEFKERVGGGTVIPIVQTLLADTETPVSAYLKIRGRTTYSFLLESVEGGEKVARYSFLGADPFLIFRSRGKSGTIRDLNTGMEQRFSGDPINELRTLMKRFKGVDFPGLPRFTGGGVGYFSYDAVRLVEDIPDTNRDDFSVDDIFFMFFDTILVFDNIGHTISIISNVHTDAPGTLEDKYHEAVLRIQRLDNLLANRSAPPPMTGDGHREAVPNIEKSEFMNNVSRCKDYIYAGDVIQVVLSQRFEREITVAPFDIYRMLRIVNPSPYMFFISTDRVDIVGASPEMFVRVEGDEMEVRPIAGTRRRGKTAEEDAALAGELMKDQKECAEHVMLLDLGRNDVGRVARYGTVRVEEKMFIERYSHVMHMVSSVKGNLAKGRDGFDALLSFFPAGTLSGAPKIRAMEIIDELETTKRGIYGGAIGYADYQGNVDSCIAIRTIVIKNGKAYIQAGAGIVADSDPESEYQECVNKAMAMFRAIDMAENGELAVSGRGEQL